Proteins encoded within one genomic window of Flavobacterium sp. NG2:
- the atpE gene encoding ATP synthase F0 subunit C: MEIPQIIGAGLIVIGAGLGIGKIGSSAMDAIARQPEASGKIQTAMLIAAALIEGIGFAALFAS; encoded by the coding sequence ATGGAAATTCCACAAATTATTGGAGCTGGATTAATCGTTATCGGAGCAGGTTTAGGTATTGGTAAAATTGGTAGTTCAGCAATGGACGCTATTGCTCGTCAACCAGAAGCTTCAGGAAAAATCCAAACAGCTATGCTTATTGCAGCTGCACTTATTGAGGGTATTGGTTTCGCTGCGTTATTCGCATCTTAA